One window of the Lemur catta isolate mLemCat1 chromosome 6, mLemCat1.pri, whole genome shotgun sequence genome contains the following:
- the LOC123640373 gene encoding natural resistance-associated macrophage protein 2-like, translated as MVFGPEQKMSDGNAFGDHGDTASLGAFNPAYSNSSLPQSTEHSEEPFDTYFNEKITIPEEEYSCFSFHKLCAFTGPGFLMSIAFLDPGNIEADLQSGAVAGFQLLWVLLLATIVGLLLQRLAIRLGVITGLHLAQVCHRQYPKVPRIILWLMVELAIIGSDMQEVIGSAIAINLLSLGRVPLWGGVLITIADTFSFLCLDKYGLRKLEAFFGFLITVMALTFGYEYVTVKPSQSQVLKGMFVPSCSGCHTPQIQQAVGIVGAVIMPHNMYLHSALVKSRQVNRNNKQEVREANKYFFTESCIAVFISFIINVFVMSVFAEAFFEKTNEQVVEVCQNSSSPHAGVFPNDNTTLAVNIYKGGIVLGCYFGPAALYIWAVGILAAGQSSTMTGTYSGQFVMEGFLNLKWSRFARVILTRSIAIIPTLLVAVFQDVEHLTGMNDFLNVLQSLQLPFALLPILTFTSLRPVMSDFANGIGWRIAGGILVLIVCSINMYFVVIYVQELGHVALYVVAAVVSVAYLGFVFYLSWQCLIALGMSFLDCGHTVSISKGLLTEEATGGYAK; from the exons ATGGTGTTCGGTCCTGAACAGAAGATGTCAGATG gCAATGCTTTTGGAGACCATGGGGACACTGCCAGTCTTGGTGCCTTCAACCCTGCCTACAGTAACTCCTCTCTTCCACAGTCCACGGAGCACTCAGAGGAGCCCTTTGACACCTACTTTAATGAGAAGATCACCATTCCTGAGGAGGAG TACTCTTGTTTTAGCTTTCATAAACTCTGCGCCTTCACGGGACCGGGCTTTCTTATGAGCATCGCTTTCCTGGATCCGGGAAACATTGAAGCCGATTTGCAGTCTGGAGCAGTGGCTGGATTTCAG TTGCTCTGGGTCCTGCTGTTGGCCACCATCGTGGGGCTGCTGCTCCAGAGGCTCGCAATTAGACTGGGAGTGATCACTGGGCTGCATCTTGCTCAAGTGTGTCACCGTCAGTATCCCAAG GTCCCACGAAtcatcctatggctgatggtgGAGTTGGCTATTATTGGCTCAGATATGCAAGAAGTCATTGGCTCAGCCATTGCCATCAATCTTCTGTCTTTAGGAAG GGTTCCTCTATGGGGTGGAGTCCTCATCACCATTGCAGATACCTTTAGCTTTCTCTGTTTGGACAAATATG GCTTGCGGAAGCTAGAAGCATTTTTTGGCTTTCTGATCACTGTTATGGCCCTCACATTTGGATATGAG TATGTTACAGTGAAACCCAGCCAGAGCCAGGTACTGAAGGGCATGTTCGTGCCATCCTGTTCAGGCTGTCACACCCCACAGATCCAGCAGGCTGTGGGCATCGTGGGAGCTGTCATCATGCCACACAACATGTACCTGCATTCTGCCTTAGTCAAG TCTAGACAGGTAAACCGGAATAATAAACAGGAAGTTCGAGAAGCCAACAAGTACTTTTTCACTGAATCATGCATTGctgtctttatttccttcatcATCAACGTCTTTGTTATGTCAGTCTTTGCTGAAGCATTTTTTGAGAAAACCAACGAACAGGTG GTTGAAGTCTGTCAAAATAGCAGCAGTCCCCATGCTGGCGTCTTTCCTAACGATAACACAACACTGGCTGTGAACATCTACAAAGGG GGTATTGTGCTGGGATGTTACTTTGGGCCTGCTGCACTGTACATCTGGGCAGTGGGCATCCTGGCTGCAGGACAGAGCTCCACCATGACAGGAACCTACTCTGGCCAGTTTGTCATGGAG GGATTCCTGAACCTAAAATGGTCACGCTTTGCCCGAGTGATTCTGACCCGCTCTATTGCCATCATTCCCACTCTGCTTGTTGCTGTCTTCCAAGATGTAGAGCATCTAACAGGGATGAATGATTTCCTGAACGTTCTGCAGAGCTTACAG cttCCTTTTGCTCTTTTACCCATCCTCACGTTTACAAGCTTGCGGCCAGTAATGAGTGACTTTGCCAATGGAAT aggctggaggatcgcaGGCGGGATCCTGGTCCTTATCGTGTGTTCCATCAACATGTATTTTGTAGTGATTTATGTCCAGGAACTAGGTCATGTGGCATTATACGTGGTGGCTGCTGTGGTCAGTGTGGCTTATCTGGGCTTTGTGTTCTACTTG AGTTGGCAATGCTTGATTGCACTGGGTATGTCCTTCCTGGACTGTGGGCACACGGTAAGCATCTCTAAAGGCCTGCTGACCGAAGAAGCCACCGGTGGCTATGCTAAGTAA